The following are from one region of the Andrena cerasifolii isolate SP2316 chromosome 1, iyAndCera1_principal, whole genome shotgun sequence genome:
- the LOC143365948 gene encoding macoilin-1 isoform X6 yields the protein MKRRNVECGKLRRPLKRNKLTEGIYGSTLLYLKFILLWAMVILADFILEFRFEFLWPFWLLLRSVYDSFKYQGLAFSVFFICIALTSDMICFFFIPIHWLFLAASTYVWVQYIWHTDKGVCLPTAMLWLLFLYIEVEVRLRDLRHMPFHLDLCRPFAAHCIGYPVVTLGFGFKSYIGYRMRQRKQKDVAKENEFYLQLLQQALPLGQQTSTVQQIQQVQSQVHVTASLDQHVKTHSNKLSSQYNPSPEKSRGRSSNNSAEVGIQNGNLHIGTQITLQSQNVATKNNHRKSLDKGEKQEEQHNKHNITNISQSEKNDKKFIHTNGSVIAPTDMQFVERIGSVNDFDANEIEKDKFVKSGNCGHTAVKSQANGSVTGKWNNIKDSRESSSTVNTQRERKTRQVKVPVDNISEQQKQQDDYCQRLLMCRRLEADIKRLKSDLQSSRQLEQELRSQINTLQNGERQAKGDIQQLQHDNDQLQTKLHGLVTARQLDKQTMSSLERRIAEERKQRTAFEASLASERRARRAAEEARSAIPPPPPPLIRQECTDTCKTRRTQMEQDLKSLRREHKTKEERCSALEKDITRCKENHKESEILLVALNALQDKTTHLEDSLSAETRIKLDLFSALGEATRELEIRESVIRSQEKEIETLKAKIAQDLAVMPQDTFGPASTCTTSKLWLNNEVRVTELIVQTKFEAAK from the exons ATGAAGAGAAGAAATGTCGAGTGCGGTAAGCTTCGGAGGCCCTTGAAACGCAACAAGCTCACCGAGGGGATCTACGGAAG TACTTTGCTTTACCTAAAGTTTATTCTACTATGGGCTATGGTAATTTTGGCAGACTTCATTTTAGAATTCCGTTTTGAATTTTTGTGGCCATTTTGGCTGCTTCTCAGAAGTGTTTACGATTCTTTCAAATATCAAGGTTTG GCCTTCTCTGTATTTTTCATTTGTATTGCACTTACGTCAGATATGATCTGTTTCTTTTTCATACCCATACATTGGTTGTTTTTGGCTGCCAGCACTTATGTTTGGGTACAATATATTTGGCATACAG aCAAAGGTGTGTGCCTACCAACTGCGATGCTATGGTTATTATTTCTATACATAGAGGTAGAAGTGCGATTAAGAGATTTACGACATATGCCCTTCCACTTGGATCTCTGTAGACCATTTGCAGCACATTG CATCGGTTATCCTGTGGTTACATTAGGTTTTGGTTTTAAAAGCTACATTGGCTACAGAATGAGACAG AGAAAGCAAAAAGATGTGGCGAAAGAAAATGAATTCTACCTGCAGTTATTGCAGCAAGCTCTGCCTCTAGGGCAACAAACTAGTACTGTACAACAGATACAGCAAGTTCAGTCACAAGTACATGTTACCGCTTCGTTAGATCAACATGTTAAAACACACTCTAATAAACTAAGCTCACAGTATAATCCAAGTCCTGAAAAAAGCAGAGGta GAAGCAGTAATAATTCTGCAGAAGTTGGTATACAAAATGGTAATTTACACATAGGTACACAAATAACATTGCAGTCACAAAATGTTGCGACGAAAAATAATCACAGAAAGTCTTTGGACAAAGGTGAGAAGCAAGAGGAACAGCATAACAAGCATAACATAACAAATATATCACAGTCcgagaaaaacgataagaagTTTATACATACAAATGGAAGTGTGATTGCTCCCACTGATATGCAGTTCGTGGAGAGGATCGG ATCTGTGAATGATTTTGATGcaaatgaaatagaaaaagacAAATTTGTCAAAAGTGGAAACTGTGGGCACACTGCAGTGAAATCACAGGCGAATGGGTCTGTAACAGGGAAATGGAATAATATAAAAGACAGTCGCGAATCATCGTCCACTGTTAATACTCAACGCGAGCGTAAAACGCGTCAAGTTAAAGTCCCAGTTGATAATATATCAGAACAACAGAAACAACAAGATGATTATTGCCAAAG GTTACTGATGTGTCGCAGGCTTGAGGCTGACATAAAGCGCTTGAAATCAGACTTGCAATCAAGTCGGCAATTGGAGCAGGAACTTCGCTCTCAGATAAATACTTTACAAAACGGAGAGCGTCAAGCAAAAGGTGATATACAGCAACTTCAGCATGATAATGATCAGTTGCAAACCAA ATTACATGGACTAGTAACAGCTCGCCAGTTAGATAAACAAACGATGTCTTCACTGGAGAGAAGAATCGCAGAAGAACGCAAGCAGCGGACTGCTTTTGAAGCATCCCTAGCTTCCGAGAGACGAGCGCGGCGAGCCGCGGAAGAAGCGCGTTCTGCaattcctcctcctccaccaccactTATTAGACAAGAATGCACGGATACGTGCAAAACTCGCCGAACGCAAATGGAGCAAGATCTCAAGAGTTTGCGGCGAGAacataaaacgaaagaagaaag GTGCAGTGCattagaaaaagatataacacGCTGTAAGGAAAATCACAAAGAATCTGAAATTCTGCTCGTAGCGCTTAATGCGTTACAAGATAAAACTACTCATTTAGAGGACAGTTTGAGTGCAGAAACGCGTATAAAACTTGATTTATTCTCCGCGCTTGGTGAAGCCACACGAGAACTAGAAATCAGAGAAA GTGTAATCAGGTCTCAAGAAAAGGAAATTGAAACTTTGAAAGCAAAAATCGCCCAAGATTTAGCTGTGATGCCACAAGACACGTTTGGTCCTGCATCAACCTGCACGACATCTAAGCTTTGGTTAAATAATGAAGTGCGAGTCACAG AATTAATTGTTCAAACGAAATTCGAAGCagcaaaataa
- the LOC143365948 gene encoding macoilin-1 isoform X1: MKRRNVECGKLRRPLKRNKLTEGIYGSTLLYLKFILLWAMVILADFILEFRFEFLWPFWLLLRSVYDSFKYQGLAFSVFFICIALTSDMICFFFIPIHWLFLAASTYVWVQYIWHTDKGVCLPTAMLWLLFLYIEVEVRLRDLRHMPFHLDLCRPFAAHCIGYPVVTLGFGFKSYIGYRMRQRKQKDVAKENEFYLQLLQQALPLGQQTSTVQQIQQVQSQVHVTASLDQHVKTHSNKLSSQYNPSPEKSRGRSSNNSAEVGIQNGNLHIGTQITLQSQNVATKNNHRKSLDKGEKQEEQHNKHNITNISQSEKNDKKFIHTNGSVIAPTDMQFVERIGSVNDFDANEIEKDKFVKSGNCGHTAVKSQANGSVTGKWNNIKDSRESSSTVNTQRERKTRQVKVPVDNISEQQKQQDDYCQRLLMCRRLEADIKRLKSDLQSSRQLEQELRSQINTLQNGERQAKGDIQQLQHDNDQLQTKLHGLVTARQLDKQTMSSLERRIAEERKQRTAFEASLASERRARRAAEEARSAIPPPPPPLIRQECTDTCKTRRTQMEQDLKSLRREHKTKEERCSALEKDITRCKENHKESEILLVALNALQDKTTHLEDSLSAETRIKLDLFSALGEATRELEIRESVIRSQEKEIETLKAKIAQDLAVMPQDTFGPASTCTTSKLWLNNEVRVTGTKIRSNESPCTGCTVSNLDPNATAYTPKNSLIASTEA, from the exons ATGAAGAGAAGAAATGTCGAGTGCGGTAAGCTTCGGAGGCCCTTGAAACGCAACAAGCTCACCGAGGGGATCTACGGAAG TACTTTGCTTTACCTAAAGTTTATTCTACTATGGGCTATGGTAATTTTGGCAGACTTCATTTTAGAATTCCGTTTTGAATTTTTGTGGCCATTTTGGCTGCTTCTCAGAAGTGTTTACGATTCTTTCAAATATCAAGGTTTG GCCTTCTCTGTATTTTTCATTTGTATTGCACTTACGTCAGATATGATCTGTTTCTTTTTCATACCCATACATTGGTTGTTTTTGGCTGCCAGCACTTATGTTTGGGTACAATATATTTGGCATACAG aCAAAGGTGTGTGCCTACCAACTGCGATGCTATGGTTATTATTTCTATACATAGAGGTAGAAGTGCGATTAAGAGATTTACGACATATGCCCTTCCACTTGGATCTCTGTAGACCATTTGCAGCACATTG CATCGGTTATCCTGTGGTTACATTAGGTTTTGGTTTTAAAAGCTACATTGGCTACAGAATGAGACAG AGAAAGCAAAAAGATGTGGCGAAAGAAAATGAATTCTACCTGCAGTTATTGCAGCAAGCTCTGCCTCTAGGGCAACAAACTAGTACTGTACAACAGATACAGCAAGTTCAGTCACAAGTACATGTTACCGCTTCGTTAGATCAACATGTTAAAACACACTCTAATAAACTAAGCTCACAGTATAATCCAAGTCCTGAAAAAAGCAGAGGta GAAGCAGTAATAATTCTGCAGAAGTTGGTATACAAAATGGTAATTTACACATAGGTACACAAATAACATTGCAGTCACAAAATGTTGCGACGAAAAATAATCACAGAAAGTCTTTGGACAAAGGTGAGAAGCAAGAGGAACAGCATAACAAGCATAACATAACAAATATATCACAGTCcgagaaaaacgataagaagTTTATACATACAAATGGAAGTGTGATTGCTCCCACTGATATGCAGTTCGTGGAGAGGATCGG ATCTGTGAATGATTTTGATGcaaatgaaatagaaaaagacAAATTTGTCAAAAGTGGAAACTGTGGGCACACTGCAGTGAAATCACAGGCGAATGGGTCTGTAACAGGGAAATGGAATAATATAAAAGACAGTCGCGAATCATCGTCCACTGTTAATACTCAACGCGAGCGTAAAACGCGTCAAGTTAAAGTCCCAGTTGATAATATATCAGAACAACAGAAACAACAAGATGATTATTGCCAAAG GTTACTGATGTGTCGCAGGCTTGAGGCTGACATAAAGCGCTTGAAATCAGACTTGCAATCAAGTCGGCAATTGGAGCAGGAACTTCGCTCTCAGATAAATACTTTACAAAACGGAGAGCGTCAAGCAAAAGGTGATATACAGCAACTTCAGCATGATAATGATCAGTTGCAAACCAA ATTACATGGACTAGTAACAGCTCGCCAGTTAGATAAACAAACGATGTCTTCACTGGAGAGAAGAATCGCAGAAGAACGCAAGCAGCGGACTGCTTTTGAAGCATCCCTAGCTTCCGAGAGACGAGCGCGGCGAGCCGCGGAAGAAGCGCGTTCTGCaattcctcctcctccaccaccactTATTAGACAAGAATGCACGGATACGTGCAAAACTCGCCGAACGCAAATGGAGCAAGATCTCAAGAGTTTGCGGCGAGAacataaaacgaaagaagaaag GTGCAGTGCattagaaaaagatataacacGCTGTAAGGAAAATCACAAAGAATCTGAAATTCTGCTCGTAGCGCTTAATGCGTTACAAGATAAAACTACTCATTTAGAGGACAGTTTGAGTGCAGAAACGCGTATAAAACTTGATTTATTCTCCGCGCTTGGTGAAGCCACACGAGAACTAGAAATCAGAGAAA GTGTAATCAGGTCTCAAGAAAAGGAAATTGAAACTTTGAAAGCAAAAATCGCCCAAGATTTAGCTGTGATGCCACAAGACACGTTTGGTCCTGCATCAACCTGCACGACATCTAAGCTTTGGTTAAATAATGAAGTGCGAGTCACAGGTACAAAAATACGTTCTAATGAAAGTCCCTGCACAGGGTGTACAGTGTCGAACTTGGACCCAAATGCAACAGCATATACGCCTAAGAATTCTCTGATAGCGTCTACAGAagcttaa
- the LOC143365948 gene encoding macoilin-1 isoform X7 encodes MKRRNVECGKLRRPLKRNKLTEGIYGSTLLYLKFILLWAMVILADFILEFRFEFLWPFWLLLRSVYDSFKYQGLAFSVFFICIALTSDMICFFFIPIHWLFLAASTYVWVQYIWHTDKGVCLPTAMLWLLFLYIEVEVRLRDLRHMPFHLDLCRPFAAHCIGYPVVTLGFGFKSYIGYRMRQRKQKDVAKENEFYLQLLQQALPLGQQTSTVQQIQQVQSQVHVTASLDQHVKTHSNKLSSQYNPSPEKSRGRSSNNSAEVGIQNGNLHIGTQITLQSQNVATKNNHRKSLDKGEKQEEQHNKHNITNISQSEKNDKKFIHTNGSVIAPTDMQFVERIGSVNDFDANEIEKDKFVKSGNCGHTAVKSQANGSVTGKWNNIKDSRESSSTVNTQRERKTRQVKVPVDNISEQQKQQDDYCQRLLMCRRLEADIKRLKSDLQSSRQLEQELRSQINTLQNGERQAKGDIQQLQHDNDQLQTKLHGLVTARQLDKQTMSSLERRIAEERKQRTAFEASLASERRARRAAEEARSAIPPPPPPLIRQECTDTCKTRRTQMEQDLKSLRREHKTKEERCSALEKDITRCKENHKESEILLVALNALQDKTTHLEDSLSAETRIKLDLFSALGEATRELEIRESVIRSQEKEIETLKAKIAQDLAVMPQDTFGPASTCTTSKLWLNNEVRVTELNISGER; translated from the exons ATGAAGAGAAGAAATGTCGAGTGCGGTAAGCTTCGGAGGCCCTTGAAACGCAACAAGCTCACCGAGGGGATCTACGGAAG TACTTTGCTTTACCTAAAGTTTATTCTACTATGGGCTATGGTAATTTTGGCAGACTTCATTTTAGAATTCCGTTTTGAATTTTTGTGGCCATTTTGGCTGCTTCTCAGAAGTGTTTACGATTCTTTCAAATATCAAGGTTTG GCCTTCTCTGTATTTTTCATTTGTATTGCACTTACGTCAGATATGATCTGTTTCTTTTTCATACCCATACATTGGTTGTTTTTGGCTGCCAGCACTTATGTTTGGGTACAATATATTTGGCATACAG aCAAAGGTGTGTGCCTACCAACTGCGATGCTATGGTTATTATTTCTATACATAGAGGTAGAAGTGCGATTAAGAGATTTACGACATATGCCCTTCCACTTGGATCTCTGTAGACCATTTGCAGCACATTG CATCGGTTATCCTGTGGTTACATTAGGTTTTGGTTTTAAAAGCTACATTGGCTACAGAATGAGACAG AGAAAGCAAAAAGATGTGGCGAAAGAAAATGAATTCTACCTGCAGTTATTGCAGCAAGCTCTGCCTCTAGGGCAACAAACTAGTACTGTACAACAGATACAGCAAGTTCAGTCACAAGTACATGTTACCGCTTCGTTAGATCAACATGTTAAAACACACTCTAATAAACTAAGCTCACAGTATAATCCAAGTCCTGAAAAAAGCAGAGGta GAAGCAGTAATAATTCTGCAGAAGTTGGTATACAAAATGGTAATTTACACATAGGTACACAAATAACATTGCAGTCACAAAATGTTGCGACGAAAAATAATCACAGAAAGTCTTTGGACAAAGGTGAGAAGCAAGAGGAACAGCATAACAAGCATAACATAACAAATATATCACAGTCcgagaaaaacgataagaagTTTATACATACAAATGGAAGTGTGATTGCTCCCACTGATATGCAGTTCGTGGAGAGGATCGG ATCTGTGAATGATTTTGATGcaaatgaaatagaaaaagacAAATTTGTCAAAAGTGGAAACTGTGGGCACACTGCAGTGAAATCACAGGCGAATGGGTCTGTAACAGGGAAATGGAATAATATAAAAGACAGTCGCGAATCATCGTCCACTGTTAATACTCAACGCGAGCGTAAAACGCGTCAAGTTAAAGTCCCAGTTGATAATATATCAGAACAACAGAAACAACAAGATGATTATTGCCAAAG GTTACTGATGTGTCGCAGGCTTGAGGCTGACATAAAGCGCTTGAAATCAGACTTGCAATCAAGTCGGCAATTGGAGCAGGAACTTCGCTCTCAGATAAATACTTTACAAAACGGAGAGCGTCAAGCAAAAGGTGATATACAGCAACTTCAGCATGATAATGATCAGTTGCAAACCAA ATTACATGGACTAGTAACAGCTCGCCAGTTAGATAAACAAACGATGTCTTCACTGGAGAGAAGAATCGCAGAAGAACGCAAGCAGCGGACTGCTTTTGAAGCATCCCTAGCTTCCGAGAGACGAGCGCGGCGAGCCGCGGAAGAAGCGCGTTCTGCaattcctcctcctccaccaccactTATTAGACAAGAATGCACGGATACGTGCAAAACTCGCCGAACGCAAATGGAGCAAGATCTCAAGAGTTTGCGGCGAGAacataaaacgaaagaagaaag GTGCAGTGCattagaaaaagatataacacGCTGTAAGGAAAATCACAAAGAATCTGAAATTCTGCTCGTAGCGCTTAATGCGTTACAAGATAAAACTACTCATTTAGAGGACAGTTTGAGTGCAGAAACGCGTATAAAACTTGATTTATTCTCCGCGCTTGGTGAAGCCACACGAGAACTAGAAATCAGAGAAA GTGTAATCAGGTCTCAAGAAAAGGAAATTGAAACTTTGAAAGCAAAAATCGCCCAAGATTTAGCTGTGATGCCACAAGACACGTTTGGTCCTGCATCAACCTGCACGACATCTAAGCTTTGGTTAAATAATGAAGTGCGAGTCACAG AATTAAATATTTCAGGTGAAAGATAA
- the LOC143365948 gene encoding macoilin-1 isoform X2 gives MKRRNVECGKLRRPLKRNKLTEGIYGSTLLYLKFILLWAMVILADFILEFRFEFLWPFWLLLRSVYDSFKYQGLAFSVFFICIALTSDMICFFFIPIHWLFLAASTYVWVQYIWHTDKGVCLPTAMLWLLFLYIEVEVRLRDLRHMPFHLDLCRPFAAHCIGYPVVTLGFGFKSYIGYRMRQRKQKDVAKENEFYLQLLQQALPLGQQTSTVQQIQQVQSQVHVTASLDQHVKTHSNKLSSQYNPSPEKSRGSSNNSAEVGIQNGNLHIGTQITLQSQNVATKNNHRKSLDKGEKQEEQHNKHNITNISQSEKNDKKFIHTNGSVIAPTDMQFVERIGSVNDFDANEIEKDKFVKSGNCGHTAVKSQANGSVTGKWNNIKDSRESSSTVNTQRERKTRQVKVPVDNISEQQKQQDDYCQRLLMCRRLEADIKRLKSDLQSSRQLEQELRSQINTLQNGERQAKGDIQQLQHDNDQLQTKLHGLVTARQLDKQTMSSLERRIAEERKQRTAFEASLASERRARRAAEEARSAIPPPPPPLIRQECTDTCKTRRTQMEQDLKSLRREHKTKEERCSALEKDITRCKENHKESEILLVALNALQDKTTHLEDSLSAETRIKLDLFSALGEATRELEIRESVIRSQEKEIETLKAKIAQDLAVMPQDTFGPASTCTTSKLWLNNEVRVTGTKIRSNESPCTGCTVSNLDPNATAYTPKNSLIASTEA, from the exons ATGAAGAGAAGAAATGTCGAGTGCGGTAAGCTTCGGAGGCCCTTGAAACGCAACAAGCTCACCGAGGGGATCTACGGAAG TACTTTGCTTTACCTAAAGTTTATTCTACTATGGGCTATGGTAATTTTGGCAGACTTCATTTTAGAATTCCGTTTTGAATTTTTGTGGCCATTTTGGCTGCTTCTCAGAAGTGTTTACGATTCTTTCAAATATCAAGGTTTG GCCTTCTCTGTATTTTTCATTTGTATTGCACTTACGTCAGATATGATCTGTTTCTTTTTCATACCCATACATTGGTTGTTTTTGGCTGCCAGCACTTATGTTTGGGTACAATATATTTGGCATACAG aCAAAGGTGTGTGCCTACCAACTGCGATGCTATGGTTATTATTTCTATACATAGAGGTAGAAGTGCGATTAAGAGATTTACGACATATGCCCTTCCACTTGGATCTCTGTAGACCATTTGCAGCACATTG CATCGGTTATCCTGTGGTTACATTAGGTTTTGGTTTTAAAAGCTACATTGGCTACAGAATGAGACAG AGAAAGCAAAAAGATGTGGCGAAAGAAAATGAATTCTACCTGCAGTTATTGCAGCAAGCTCTGCCTCTAGGGCAACAAACTAGTACTGTACAACAGATACAGCAAGTTCAGTCACAAGTACATGTTACCGCTTCGTTAGATCAACATGTTAAAACACACTCTAATAAACTAAGCTCACAGTATAATCCAAGTCCTGAAAAAAGCAGAG GAAGCAGTAATAATTCTGCAGAAGTTGGTATACAAAATGGTAATTTACACATAGGTACACAAATAACATTGCAGTCACAAAATGTTGCGACGAAAAATAATCACAGAAAGTCTTTGGACAAAGGTGAGAAGCAAGAGGAACAGCATAACAAGCATAACATAACAAATATATCACAGTCcgagaaaaacgataagaagTTTATACATACAAATGGAAGTGTGATTGCTCCCACTGATATGCAGTTCGTGGAGAGGATCGG ATCTGTGAATGATTTTGATGcaaatgaaatagaaaaagacAAATTTGTCAAAAGTGGAAACTGTGGGCACACTGCAGTGAAATCACAGGCGAATGGGTCTGTAACAGGGAAATGGAATAATATAAAAGACAGTCGCGAATCATCGTCCACTGTTAATACTCAACGCGAGCGTAAAACGCGTCAAGTTAAAGTCCCAGTTGATAATATATCAGAACAACAGAAACAACAAGATGATTATTGCCAAAG GTTACTGATGTGTCGCAGGCTTGAGGCTGACATAAAGCGCTTGAAATCAGACTTGCAATCAAGTCGGCAATTGGAGCAGGAACTTCGCTCTCAGATAAATACTTTACAAAACGGAGAGCGTCAAGCAAAAGGTGATATACAGCAACTTCAGCATGATAATGATCAGTTGCAAACCAA ATTACATGGACTAGTAACAGCTCGCCAGTTAGATAAACAAACGATGTCTTCACTGGAGAGAAGAATCGCAGAAGAACGCAAGCAGCGGACTGCTTTTGAAGCATCCCTAGCTTCCGAGAGACGAGCGCGGCGAGCCGCGGAAGAAGCGCGTTCTGCaattcctcctcctccaccaccactTATTAGACAAGAATGCACGGATACGTGCAAAACTCGCCGAACGCAAATGGAGCAAGATCTCAAGAGTTTGCGGCGAGAacataaaacgaaagaagaaag GTGCAGTGCattagaaaaagatataacacGCTGTAAGGAAAATCACAAAGAATCTGAAATTCTGCTCGTAGCGCTTAATGCGTTACAAGATAAAACTACTCATTTAGAGGACAGTTTGAGTGCAGAAACGCGTATAAAACTTGATTTATTCTCCGCGCTTGGTGAAGCCACACGAGAACTAGAAATCAGAGAAA GTGTAATCAGGTCTCAAGAAAAGGAAATTGAAACTTTGAAAGCAAAAATCGCCCAAGATTTAGCTGTGATGCCACAAGACACGTTTGGTCCTGCATCAACCTGCACGACATCTAAGCTTTGGTTAAATAATGAAGTGCGAGTCACAGGTACAAAAATACGTTCTAATGAAAGTCCCTGCACAGGGTGTACAGTGTCGAACTTGGACCCAAATGCAACAGCATATACGCCTAAGAATTCTCTGATAGCGTCTACAGAagcttaa
- the LOC143365948 gene encoding macoilin-1 isoform X5 yields MKRRNVECGKLRRPLKRNKLTEGIYGSTLLYLKFILLWAMVILADFILEFRFEFLWPFWLLLRSVYDSFKYQGLAFSVFFICIALTSDMICFFFIPIHWLFLAASTYVWVQYIWHTDKGVCLPTAMLWLLFLYIEVEVRLRDLRHMPFHLDLCRPFAAHCIGYPVVTLGFGFKSYIGYRMRQRKQKDVAKENEFYLQLLQQALPLGQQTSTVQQIQQVQSQVHVTASLDQHVKTHSNKLSSQYNPSPEKSRGRSSNNSAEVGIQNGNLHIGTQITLQSQNVATKNNHRKSLDKGEKQEEQHNKHNITNISQSEKNDKKFIHTNGSVIAPTDMQFVERIGSVNDFDANEIEKDKFVKSGNCGHTAVKSQANGSVTGKWNNIKDSRESSSTVNTQRERKTRQVKVPVDNISEQQKQQDDYCQRLLMCRRLEADIKRLKSDLQSSRQLEQELRSQINTLQNGERQAKGDIQQLQHDNDQLQTKLHGLVTARQLDKQTMSSLERRIAEERKQRTAFEASLASERRARRAAEEARSAIPPPPPPLIRQECTDTCKTRRTQMEQDLKSLRREHKTKEERCSALEKDITRCKENHKESEILLVALNALQDKTTHLEDSLSAETRIKLDLFSALGEATRELEIRESVIRSQEKEIETLKAKIAQDLAVMPQDTFGPASTCTTSKLWLNNEVRVTDAFDPQESQYLHISMNN; encoded by the exons ATGAAGAGAAGAAATGTCGAGTGCGGTAAGCTTCGGAGGCCCTTGAAACGCAACAAGCTCACCGAGGGGATCTACGGAAG TACTTTGCTTTACCTAAAGTTTATTCTACTATGGGCTATGGTAATTTTGGCAGACTTCATTTTAGAATTCCGTTTTGAATTTTTGTGGCCATTTTGGCTGCTTCTCAGAAGTGTTTACGATTCTTTCAAATATCAAGGTTTG GCCTTCTCTGTATTTTTCATTTGTATTGCACTTACGTCAGATATGATCTGTTTCTTTTTCATACCCATACATTGGTTGTTTTTGGCTGCCAGCACTTATGTTTGGGTACAATATATTTGGCATACAG aCAAAGGTGTGTGCCTACCAACTGCGATGCTATGGTTATTATTTCTATACATAGAGGTAGAAGTGCGATTAAGAGATTTACGACATATGCCCTTCCACTTGGATCTCTGTAGACCATTTGCAGCACATTG CATCGGTTATCCTGTGGTTACATTAGGTTTTGGTTTTAAAAGCTACATTGGCTACAGAATGAGACAG AGAAAGCAAAAAGATGTGGCGAAAGAAAATGAATTCTACCTGCAGTTATTGCAGCAAGCTCTGCCTCTAGGGCAACAAACTAGTACTGTACAACAGATACAGCAAGTTCAGTCACAAGTACATGTTACCGCTTCGTTAGATCAACATGTTAAAACACACTCTAATAAACTAAGCTCACAGTATAATCCAAGTCCTGAAAAAAGCAGAGGta GAAGCAGTAATAATTCTGCAGAAGTTGGTATACAAAATGGTAATTTACACATAGGTACACAAATAACATTGCAGTCACAAAATGTTGCGACGAAAAATAATCACAGAAAGTCTTTGGACAAAGGTGAGAAGCAAGAGGAACAGCATAACAAGCATAACATAACAAATATATCACAGTCcgagaaaaacgataagaagTTTATACATACAAATGGAAGTGTGATTGCTCCCACTGATATGCAGTTCGTGGAGAGGATCGG ATCTGTGAATGATTTTGATGcaaatgaaatagaaaaagacAAATTTGTCAAAAGTGGAAACTGTGGGCACACTGCAGTGAAATCACAGGCGAATGGGTCTGTAACAGGGAAATGGAATAATATAAAAGACAGTCGCGAATCATCGTCCACTGTTAATACTCAACGCGAGCGTAAAACGCGTCAAGTTAAAGTCCCAGTTGATAATATATCAGAACAACAGAAACAACAAGATGATTATTGCCAAAG GTTACTGATGTGTCGCAGGCTTGAGGCTGACATAAAGCGCTTGAAATCAGACTTGCAATCAAGTCGGCAATTGGAGCAGGAACTTCGCTCTCAGATAAATACTTTACAAAACGGAGAGCGTCAAGCAAAAGGTGATATACAGCAACTTCAGCATGATAATGATCAGTTGCAAACCAA ATTACATGGACTAGTAACAGCTCGCCAGTTAGATAAACAAACGATGTCTTCACTGGAGAGAAGAATCGCAGAAGAACGCAAGCAGCGGACTGCTTTTGAAGCATCCCTAGCTTCCGAGAGACGAGCGCGGCGAGCCGCGGAAGAAGCGCGTTCTGCaattcctcctcctccaccaccactTATTAGACAAGAATGCACGGATACGTGCAAAACTCGCCGAACGCAAATGGAGCAAGATCTCAAGAGTTTGCGGCGAGAacataaaacgaaagaagaaag GTGCAGTGCattagaaaaagatataacacGCTGTAAGGAAAATCACAAAGAATCTGAAATTCTGCTCGTAGCGCTTAATGCGTTACAAGATAAAACTACTCATTTAGAGGACAGTTTGAGTGCAGAAACGCGTATAAAACTTGATTTATTCTCCGCGCTTGGTGAAGCCACACGAGAACTAGAAATCAGAGAAA GTGTAATCAGGTCTCAAGAAAAGGAAATTGAAACTTTGAAAGCAAAAATCGCCCAAGATTTAGCTGTGATGCCACAAGACACGTTTGGTCCTGCATCAACCTGCACGACATCTAAGCTTTGGTTAAATAATGAAGTGCGAGTCACAG ATGCTTTTGACCCGCAAGAAAGCCAGTATCTGCATATTTCAATGAACAATTAA